Proteins encoded together in one Chryseobacterium sp. G0201 window:
- a CDS encoding ferrous iron transport protein A: MGKILGYDDGQMKMPSKIIEMGLLPDTAFRILYQAPFNGPMYVEFGEEKSRIALREEEGSFIIVEELN; the protein is encoded by the coding sequence ATGGGAAAGATTCTGGGGTATGATGATGGTCAAATGAAGATGCCGAGTAAGATCATAGAAATGGGTCTTTTACCGGATACTGCATTCAGAATATTGTATCAGGCGCCGTTCAATGGGCCAATGTATGTAGAATTTGGAGAAGAGAAAAGCCGAATTGCCCTTCGTGAAGAAGAAGGTAGTTTTATCATTGTTGAAGAATTGAATTAA
- a CDS encoding DinB family protein, with protein sequence MDTLAQFKDELGAEYQTTKKFFEVYPEDKNDYKPHEKSMSMTHLVTHIVEVFGWADTMLKTSDLDFANTDYQPKKLSTKEDLLQKLDENYKSSITAIDNAKEDDLTSTWALKNNGEELAKWTKYGSIRHSLNQITHHRAQLGVYYRLNDIPLPGSYGPSADHQQF encoded by the coding sequence ATGGACACATTAGCACAATTTAAAGATGAGCTCGGAGCCGAGTATCAGACAACTAAAAAGTTTTTCGAAGTTTATCCTGAAGACAAAAATGATTACAAACCTCACGAAAAAAGCATGAGTATGACCCATCTCGTAACACATATTGTGGAAGTTTTCGGTTGGGCAGATACAATGCTAAAAACCTCAGATCTGGATTTTGCAAATACAGATTATCAGCCTAAAAAACTTTCTACAAAAGAGGATCTGCTTCAAAAACTTGATGAAAATTACAAATCCAGTATTACTGCAATTGACAATGCAAAAGAAGATGACTTGACCTCAACGTGGGCTTTAAAAAACAATGGAGAAGAATTGGCAAAATGGACAAAATATGGCTCAATCCGTCATTCTTTAAATCAAATTACGCATCACCGGGCGCAATTGGGCGTTTATTACAGACTGAATGACATTCCGCTTCCAGGAAGTTATGGTCCTTCTGCGGATCATCAGCAATTTTAA
- a CDS encoding cupin-like domain-containing protein, whose protein sequence is MGIILKPIDVVDDISKEEFYEKYLKPRRPVVIKNMAKKWPAYQKWTMDYVKEVVGDVEVPLYDSKKADPAAPINTPTTKMKFADYIDLIQREPTDLRIFFFDPIKHAPKLLEEYISPKELMGGFLDKYPSMFFGGQSSVTFLHFDIDLAHIFHTHFNGRKHVMLFENKWKERLYQLPYATYALEDYDIEHPDFEKFPALDGVEGIDCYLEHGDTLFMPTGWWHWMKYLDGSFSLSLRAWDKSWAVKANSLWNLTVQRKFDDIMKSNFKKKYMDWKEKVAIKRAELALKRGLPR, encoded by the coding sequence ATGGGAATTATTTTAAAGCCTATAGATGTTGTAGATGACATTTCTAAAGAAGAATTCTACGAAAAATATCTAAAACCAAGAAGGCCCGTTGTCATAAAAAATATGGCGAAAAAATGGCCCGCCTATCAAAAATGGACGATGGATTATGTAAAGGAAGTGGTTGGAGATGTTGAAGTACCTCTTTATGACTCTAAAAAGGCCGATCCTGCAGCTCCCATCAATACACCTACTACTAAAATGAAATTTGCAGATTATATAGACCTCATCCAAAGAGAGCCTACAGATCTTAGAATTTTCTTTTTCGATCCTATAAAACACGCTCCCAAATTGCTTGAAGAATATATTTCTCCAAAAGAATTGATGGGTGGTTTCTTAGATAAATATCCAAGTATGTTTTTCGGAGGCCAGAGTTCTGTGACTTTCCTGCATTTTGACATCGATTTAGCGCATATTTTCCACACCCATTTCAATGGAAGAAAGCATGTTATGCTATTCGAAAACAAATGGAAAGAAAGACTGTATCAACTGCCATATGCAACTTATGCGCTGGAAGATTATGACATTGAACATCCTGATTTTGAGAAATTCCCTGCTTTGGATGGTGTAGAAGGTATCGACTGTTATCTTGAGCATGGTGATACATTGTTTATGCCGACAGGCTGGTGGCACTGGATGAAATATTTGGATGGCAGTTTCTCCCTTTCTTTAAGAGCCTGGGACAAATCTTGGGCAGTAAAAGCAAATTCTTTATGGAATCTTACGGTTCAGCGTAAGTTTGATGATATCATGAAATCAAATTTCAAAAAGAAATACATGGATTGGAAAGAAAAAGTAGCCATCAAACGAGCTGAATTAGCATTAAAAAGAGGCTTACCCAGATAA
- a CDS encoding GLPGLI family protein, with the protein MKKFFSVFFIALVTFVSAQEKDSKETANRFFYELTFKPKKDSTKTDKVITILDITDKNRSIYQDYTVIAQDSIMKIEIEAMQKAGIMKDLSKTLKTPKISARIYKIYPSMKIQYVDKIANGFTPANIGYDENLKLNWKIENEKQKIGAYNTQKATTEFGGKQWTAWFSADLPFQDGPYKFYGLPGLIVKIEDAGKNYSWVLQGNKKVKDYTEYSYIENLMQAKGGKVNVLSREKFEKTFNDFKKDPFATVRPMMTQEMMSKSIPGMDGTIGDMMKKQEKQYKDFYNANDNPIEPDYGKLNVGNLEKVGKEKDSK; encoded by the coding sequence ATGAAAAAGTTCTTTTCAGTATTTTTTATCGCTCTTGTTACTTTTGTGAGTGCTCAGGAAAAAGATTCTAAGGAAACAGCCAACCGTTTCTTTTATGAATTAACATTTAAACCTAAAAAAGATTCAACGAAAACAGATAAGGTAATTACCATTTTGGATATTACAGATAAAAACAGATCTATTTATCAGGACTATACGGTGATTGCTCAGGATTCTATCATGAAAATAGAAATTGAAGCCATGCAAAAAGCCGGGATCATGAAAGATTTATCTAAAACACTTAAAACTCCGAAAATTTCTGCAAGGATTTATAAAATTTATCCAAGTATGAAAATTCAGTATGTAGACAAAATCGCGAACGGATTTACGCCTGCCAATATCGGTTATGACGAAAACTTGAAACTTAATTGGAAAATTGAAAACGAAAAACAAAAAATAGGAGCATATAATACGCAAAAAGCGACTACTGAATTCGGTGGAAAACAATGGACGGCTTGGTTTAGTGCAGACTTACCTTTTCAGGACGGACCATATAAATTTTACGGACTCCCTGGTTTGATTGTAAAAATTGAAGATGCAGGAAAAAATTATTCTTGGGTTTTACAAGGCAACAAAAAGGTAAAAGATTATACTGAATATTCTTACATTGAAAACCTGATGCAGGCGAAAGGTGGTAAAGTAAACGTTCTGTCAAGAGAAAAGTTTGAAAAAACATTTAATGATTTTAAGAAAGATCCTTTTGCAACCGTAAGACCAATGATGACACAGGAAATGATGTCGAAATCTATCCCGGGAATGGACGGAACAATTGGAGACATGATGAAGAAACAGGAAAAGCAGTATAAAGACTTCTATAATGCAAACGACAATCCTATTGAGCCAGATTATGGGAAATTAAATGTTGGAAATTTAGAAAAAGTAGGAAAAGAGAAAGATTCAAAATAG
- a CDS encoding carboxypeptidase regulatory-like domain-containing protein codes for MKKNVSLFLMLFFSVLTFAQKTVSGKITDEDGIAIPSASVTVEEPGKDAILAYGITNSKGEYKVTFTSAEANVDLKVKAFNQKPLTKQITNSDQTLTFKMQSEATEIKEVQLKTKMITSRGDTIAYDLKAFDSKSDRTLADVMRKIPGIEVNTDGTILYQGNAINKFYVNGKDLMEGGYGTINNSLPKDAVQKVEVLENHQPVKILQDKVPSDAAAINIKLKNSVTMTGRGEVGTGFGDPWLWNVKLTPMFFGQKSQWVVNYKTNNMGEQVENEGNILAFGSRFEGKRINASQNDWLNVENADTPDLPVKRYLMNNVHYLSANYLTNIDKKKEWELKANANYTNNAVEREAYSQRDYFGGSSNITNIFNNFYTDKAKGELIFTKNAKKGFFKNTTSFSQYWNADRGMVDRTDPKTGKLTHANEAIESPTTSFQNSLSTIIPWKEKMVNLLSYVSYQTDRQTLEVSPSSYLDIPGFNPVANTDFARQNLRLKTFEANHSANIGFSVKGWTFTPEVGFNFKSTDMVSDLSNIKAIPSTDPNILDPTPEAYFNDLKYTTATPYGSVGVNYKNDSWMLYANFPVNSNNIKAEDPLRKVSKEVNKVTFEPSIFAQYTFASFWKASVNANINNNFGEINTAYSGFLMTSPSGINTMDKDNPIPQNNNKSAGTRIEYRNPLNNLFFNINYRFSDAKRNLISNPVINGAGYTIMNYKVQDNHVLNNGYSVEVGKYFPKFKTNASLSYSNNTTKSDAFLNNDAFTNKNNGQSFGIKFNNTYFSWMSIDYNASLSKTKQTSVGELNSNATRTGFTHNLGLFFYPIENHTVGFNWDQVNTNAADQKYHNGFYDVSYQFTWAKKKIDFELKWMNIANKKVFETYDINTTNITYTRYQLRPSQVMFTVKFNFK; via the coding sequence ATGAAAAAGAATGTTTCCTTATTTCTGATGCTTTTTTTCTCGGTGCTTACGTTTGCCCAGAAAACTGTTTCGGGGAAAATAACGGATGAAGACGGGATTGCAATACCAAGTGCAAGTGTAACGGTTGAGGAACCCGGAAAAGATGCCATTTTAGCATACGGAATCACCAATTCTAAAGGAGAATATAAGGTAACATTCACTTCTGCTGAGGCTAATGTAGATCTTAAAGTGAAGGCTTTTAATCAAAAACCATTAACAAAACAGATAACAAACAGTGACCAGACGTTAACTTTTAAAATGCAGTCTGAAGCCACAGAAATCAAGGAAGTACAGCTTAAAACAAAAATGATCACATCAAGAGGCGATACCATCGCTTATGATCTTAAAGCATTCGACAGTAAAAGTGACAGAACTCTTGCCGATGTAATGAGAAAGATCCCCGGAATTGAAGTGAATACAGACGGAACAATTCTATATCAGGGAAATGCGATCAATAAATTCTATGTCAACGGAAAAGACTTAATGGAAGGCGGTTACGGAACAATCAACAATTCGCTTCCAAAAGATGCCGTACAGAAGGTTGAGGTTCTGGAAAATCACCAGCCTGTAAAAATTCTTCAGGACAAAGTACCTTCCGATGCAGCAGCCATTAATATCAAACTGAAAAATTCGGTTACCATGACCGGTAGAGGTGAAGTAGGAACAGGTTTTGGAGATCCCTGGCTTTGGAATGTGAAATTAACTCCAATGTTTTTCGGACAAAAGAGCCAATGGGTGGTTAATTACAAAACCAATAATATGGGAGAACAAGTGGAAAATGAAGGGAATATTTTGGCCTTCGGAAGCAGATTTGAAGGAAAAAGAATCAACGCATCCCAAAATGACTGGCTGAATGTAGAAAATGCTGACACTCCAGACCTTCCTGTAAAAAGATATTTGATGAATAATGTTCATTATTTATCAGCCAATTATCTTACCAATATTGATAAGAAAAAAGAATGGGAACTTAAAGCAAATGCTAATTATACCAATAATGCAGTAGAAAGAGAAGCTTACAGTCAGAGAGATTATTTTGGAGGAAGTTCTAATATTACAAATATTTTTAATAATTTTTATACAGATAAAGCAAAAGGAGAATTGATATTTACAAAGAATGCCAAAAAAGGATTCTTTAAAAATACTACAAGTTTCTCTCAATACTGGAATGCGGATAGAGGAATGGTTGATAGGACAGATCCCAAAACAGGTAAACTCACACATGCAAATGAAGCAATTGAATCTCCTACAACATCATTTCAGAACTCATTAAGTACAATTATTCCCTGGAAAGAGAAAATGGTAAATCTTTTATCTTATGTAAGTTACCAAACGGATAGACAGACTTTGGAAGTTTCTCCATCATCTTATTTGGATATTCCTGGATTTAATCCTGTAGCCAATACAGATTTTGCCAGACAAAACTTAAGACTTAAAACTTTTGAAGCCAATCATTCTGCCAATATTGGGTTTTCTGTAAAAGGATGGACGTTTACTCCGGAGGTTGGATTTAATTTTAAAAGTACAGATATGGTTTCAGATTTGTCAAATATTAAAGCAATTCCATCTACTGATCCTAATATTTTGGACCCTACGCCTGAAGCATATTTTAATGATTTAAAATACACAACAGCTACACCTTACGGAAGCGTAGGAGTAAATTATAAGAATGATTCTTGGATGCTATATGCTAATTTTCCGGTAAATTCTAATAATATTAAAGCTGAAGACCCGTTAAGAAAAGTTTCAAAAGAAGTAAATAAAGTCACTTTTGAGCCGAGTATTTTTGCTCAATATACTTTTGCCTCTTTCTGGAAAGCTTCGGTAAATGCTAATATTAACAACAATTTTGGAGAAATAAACACTGCTTATTCAGGATTCTTAATGACATCACCAAGTGGTATCAATACTATGGATAAAGACAATCCAATTCCTCAGAATAATAATAAATCTGCCGGAACAAGAATAGAATATAGAAACCCATTGAATAATTTATTCTTCAATATTAATTATAGATTTTCTGACGCAAAAAGAAACTTAATTTCAAATCCGGTAATTAATGGAGCTGGATATACTATAATGAATTACAAAGTGCAGGACAATCATGTATTAAATAATGGGTATAGTGTAGAAGTAGGAAAATATTTTCCAAAGTTTAAAACAAATGCTTCCCTTAGCTATAGCAACAATACAACGAAGTCTGATGCATTCTTAAATAATGATGCTTTTACGAATAAAAACAATGGTCAATCATTTGGTATTAAGTTTAATAACACGTATTTCAGCTGGATGAGTATTGATTATAATGCAAGTCTTTCTAAGACAAAACAAACCAGTGTTGGAGAATTAAACTCTAATGCTACCAGAACAGGATTTACCCATAATCTTGGCCTTTTCTTCTATCCTATCGAAAACCATACGGTTGGATTTAATTGGGATCAGGTGAACACCAATGCAGCCGATCAAAAATACCATAACGGATTCTATGATGTGTCATACCAATTTACTTGGGCTAAAAAGAAAATTGATTTTGAACTGAAATGGATGAACATCGCCAACAAAAAAGTATTCGAAACATATGATATTAATACCACGAATATTACTTACACAAGATATCAGCTTCGACCAAGCCAAGTCATGTTCACCGTAAAATTCAACTTTAAATAA
- the feoB gene encoding ferrous iron transport protein B, translated as MQDTQKKQVLLVGNPNVGKSTVFNTLCNKKQKTGNYAGVTVASHSGNYVYKNEEVEVVDLPGSYSIYPSSEDEAIFSKFLIDEQENYAGVIYILEALSLKRGLLLFQQIQDLGVPMILVVNQIDQAERRGVNIDIQKFSEALGIKIIQTNAKEQIGIEEIKEAVLNNEFLKTDKASFETPSEHTNFIQKLVSHKSFDSEYKAWISVSSGVDLSKIESMKDVLNDSDVKSLVPKRLQVKETIRRYQNIDKVLANVISKKPQFKELLTEKLDKVLVHKFWGYVVFLLILLIIFQSVFFLAEYPMNWIDDFFAWLSAFTGEHLPEGPLNSLISNGIIPGLGGIMVFAPQIGILLYFLYLLEDSGYMARVIFLMDRFLRPFGLNGKSIVPLVSGTACAIPAVISTRNIENVKERLLTILVTPFMTCSARLPVYSIIIGLIISDGTFFGIQYKALVLLGMYLLGFMVALLSAAILKGFIKNKGKTYLVMDLPTYKKPLFGYDFKMVLGKVWEFITGAGKIIFIVSIIIWFLSYFGPKQKPNEVVAANVELDHSYLAKMGKAIEPAIAPLGYDWKMGVGIITSFVAREVFVGTMSTLYSLDNDAPEGKVIDKMRHDVKPNGEKVFNFATGVSVLLFYAFAMQCVSTLAVVYRETKSWKWTGFQVVMMTGLAYFVSMIAYQILK; from the coding sequence ATGCAGGATACTCAAAAAAAACAGGTACTTTTAGTAGGAAATCCTAATGTAGGAAAGTCAACGGTTTTCAATACGCTTTGCAACAAAAAACAGAAAACCGGGAATTATGCTGGTGTTACCGTAGCTAGTCATTCTGGAAATTATGTCTATAAGAATGAAGAGGTTGAAGTAGTCGATTTACCGGGTTCATACAGTATCTATCCAAGTTCAGAAGATGAGGCTATTTTTTCTAAATTTCTTATCGATGAACAGGAAAATTATGCAGGAGTTATCTATATTCTTGAAGCTTTAAGTTTAAAAAGAGGACTTTTGCTTTTTCAACAGATTCAGGATTTAGGAGTTCCAATGATCTTGGTAGTTAACCAGATCGATCAGGCGGAGAGAAGAGGAGTGAATATTGATATTCAAAAATTTTCTGAGGCATTAGGAATTAAAATCATCCAAACCAACGCTAAAGAGCAAATTGGAATTGAGGAAATAAAAGAAGCTGTTTTAAATAATGAGTTTTTAAAGACAGATAAAGCTTCTTTTGAAACACCCAGCGAACATACAAATTTTATACAAAAATTAGTTTCACATAAAAGTTTTGACAGCGAATATAAAGCTTGGATATCAGTCTCTTCGGGAGTTGATTTAAGTAAGATCGAATCAATGAAAGATGTTTTGAATGATTCTGATGTTAAAAGCTTAGTTCCTAAAAGATTACAAGTTAAGGAAACCATCAGAAGATATCAGAATATTGATAAGGTTTTAGCTAATGTAATTTCTAAAAAGCCACAATTCAAAGAATTACTTACTGAAAAATTAGATAAAGTTTTAGTACATAAATTCTGGGGATATGTTGTTTTCTTATTAATTCTATTAATCATTTTCCAAAGTGTTTTCTTTTTGGCAGAATATCCGATGAACTGGATCGATGATTTCTTCGCCTGGCTATCAGCTTTCACGGGAGAACACCTTCCAGAAGGACCTTTAAATTCATTAATCTCAAACGGAATTATTCCTGGATTAGGCGGAATCATGGTTTTCGCTCCACAAATTGGGATTTTATTATATTTCTTGTATTTACTGGAAGATTCAGGATACATGGCGAGAGTTATTTTCCTGATGGATAGATTCTTACGGCCTTTTGGGCTAAATGGGAAAAGTATAGTCCCGTTAGTTTCCGGAACGGCTTGTGCAATTCCTGCAGTAATCTCAACAAGGAATATTGAGAACGTAAAAGAAAGATTATTAACTATTTTGGTAACACCTTTCATGACGTGTTCTGCGAGACTTCCGGTTTACAGTATCATTATTGGTTTAATTATTTCAGACGGAACTTTCTTCGGAATTCAATATAAAGCATTGGTTTTACTCGGGATGTACCTTTTAGGGTTCATGGTAGCATTACTTTCTGCTGCTATTCTTAAAGGTTTTATTAAAAATAAAGGTAAAACATACTTGGTAATGGATTTGCCAACGTATAAAAAACCGCTTTTCGGATATGATTTTAAAATGGTTTTAGGTAAAGTTTGGGAGTTTATAACCGGCGCCGGAAAGATCATCTTCATTGTAAGTATCATCATCTGGTTTTTAAGTTATTTCGGACCAAAACAGAAGCCTAATGAAGTTGTGGCAGCGAATGTTGAGCTTGATCATTCTTACTTGGCAAAAATGGGAAAAGCAATCGAGCCCGCTATTGCGCCATTAGGTTATGACTGGAAAATGGGAGTTGGAATTATCACAAGTTTCGTAGCAAGAGAAGTTTTCGTTGGGACAATGTCTACTCTTTACAGCTTGGATAACGATGCTCCGGAAGGAAAAGTGATCGATAAAATGAGACACGATGTAAAACCGAATGGCGAAAAAGTATTCAATTTTGCGACCGGGGTTTCCGTGCTTTTATTTTACGCATTTGCAATGCAGTGTGTTTCTACACTTGCAGTAGTTTACAGAGAAACCAAAAGCTGGAAATGGACTGGCTTTCAGGTGGTAATGATGACAGGTTTGGCATACTTTGTGTCGATGATAGCATATCAAATATTAAAGTAA